DNA sequence from the Marinilongibacter aquaticus genome:
ATTTTTGCGAAAAAATACGCTTCGAAAACTTGGATTGAACCTAATTTGGGCGACGACGACCAAAGTTTTGAAGAGAAATTGGAAGGAGCTCCCAGTTTTTTGAAATCTCTGCTTCCTGTAATTTTGCCCTTGCTTTTGATTGTTTTGAAATCATTCAACGACTATTTGAAAATTTGGCAAGAAGGCCACTTTAAAACCTTCATAGATTTTGTAGGAACCCCCGTAATCGCTTTGATCATCGGCCTGCTTTTGGCGTTTTTATTGCCCAAGAAATTGGAAAAACGCATGTTGTCTACCCAAGGCTGGGTGGGCAAAGCTTTGCTCGATTCGGCTTCAATTGTGATGATTACAGGTGCGGGCGGTGTTTTTGGTAAGGTCTTGCAAAATGCGGGTTTGGGCGATGTGATCGGCACGGTTTTGGCCGATTATCCAGTCGGTATTTTTCTTCCATTTATTCTTTCAGCCGCTTTGAAAACAGCTCAAGGTTCGTCTACCGTGGCTATGATTACAACGGCCTCTATCGTAACACCCATGCTCTCGCAATTGGGTTTGGATACCGAAGTGTCCAAGGCTCTGGCTGTGTTGGCCATTGGGGCGGGTTCGGCGGTTGTTTCGCATGTGCCGGACAGTTTCTTTTGGTTGGTTACGCAAATGACTGGAATGAACATTTCGCAAGGTTACCGTATCCATGCCGTAGGCACGGGCATCATTGGTGTATCTTGTTTTGTGCTTATTCTCTTGGCTAAATTTTTGTTTGCATAGATAATTTTAGAAGGTATCTTGACTTAAAAAGACGGGCTCAATGGCATGATTTCCGAGGAAAATTTCATAGAAATGGCTCTTTCATTTCCGGGTACAGAGCAAAAACCACATTTCGATCGCGTGGGCTTTAAGCTTATTGGCAAAAGGATGTTTGCTTCGTATTTGGCTAAAAACAACACGTCGAATATTTTTCTTAGTCTCGATGAGCAAAAGGCCTTTTGCGAATTGAGTCCAACATATATTTTTCCCGTGCCGAATAAATGGGGCGAAAAGGGAGCGACTACTTTTGAACTGAATCATCTGCCGAAAGAATATGTATACGAAGCTTTGCTTTCGGCTTACTCGGCGGTATTGAATTCGAAGAAAAGCAAATGATTTTTCAGCCTTCTTTCAGCGTGTATTTCCTTCTTGTAGGATTAATCAAAAACTTTTTTTGTACTGTGAAACTTTCGGGGTGAGTTTGGCCAAAAATGTAGGCCCATTCGGCATAACGCTCAGGTTCGGCCTGTTGAAAAGCCTTGGCGTCTATTTTTTTATTGATCAAATATTCTTCAAAGGTCATTTCAGTATCCGAATTTGTTCTTCAATTGATTGATAGGCTTTTCAAATAAAAACCACGACAAACTTGACAAGGCCACAGTAAGGGTATACAACACGACAATTTTAAATACTGTAGACGACAAAATCAAGGAGGAGGACTGCTCAAGTTTATGCACCAATTTCACCACGGGGCTCCAGGAAATTTGATGATAGGCGTTGTAGACAAAATTGTGATAGATGTAAATGCCGTAAGAAATCTTCCCGATGTACACTAAAGGATTCCATTCAAAAAGCGTATGAAGAGTGCTCTTGTTTTGGGTAACCAGAAAACCAATTATGCCCATAGAAAGTATGGATTCGGCCAGCCGCAGGTAAATGGAAGACACGTAATTGTGCCCTTCGCCCACATGGTTAATCCAAACCACGCAAAGAATATAAAGCAGAAGGCCGATGTAAAGTCCAGTGCCCTTTCGGAAAACCCTTAGGGCTTTTTCTTTCTCGAAGAAGAGGAAATATGCCAAAAGGCCGCCCAAACCGAAGGCATCCAAACAGGCCGGCATGAGTACATACGAGGGAATCCACGAGCCCGATTGCACGAATAAAATGGCCCGCAAGAGGACGGCTATGCCCACAAAACCGAGCAATAGTTTGGGAATATGCTTAAAAGGCACAAACAATATTATAAAGGGAAAGAAAATATAGAATTGTTCTTCTACGGCCAAAGACCAAAGGTGGTCGACTATGCCGAGCCAGCTGTTGTTATAAGCAATGTAATTGTTGCTCATGTAGGTGGCCAGCCAAAATATTTTTTCGCGAACGGGCGGCGTATTGAGCAGAAAAAGCACCGCCAATACCAAATAATAAAGCGGGAAGATTCGGATGGTACGCCGAATGTAAAATTGTCGCAATGAAAAACCGTGGCCGCGATTGGCCTCTTGGTCGTTTGTTTTTGCTTTGAGGAGTATCCGCGTGATCAAAAAACCGCTAAGGACAAAAAACAAGCAGACTCCAAAATAAGAAGCCGGAAAACCCAGCCTGTCTCCAGACCAATGGTCGGCCAGAACCAGTGTAACAGCCAAAAAGCGAAGGCCGTCGAGCGACTTGATGTAACTGTTCGACTTCAAATTACCAATTTTTTGGTTTTTCGGTATACTGCACACCTTCTATCCGCAAGGTTTTGTTGGTGTTGTAAAATTTGGATTTACCCTTTTCGGTTTCCAGGTAAAATACCTGATAGATATCGGTCGGGAAATTGTATAAAAGCAGGCGGGCTTCGCCGTGTTTTTTGGATGAAAAAAGCGGGCCTTTCTGTACCATGGGCACCAATGTGCTGTGGGTTCGGCTTTTCAAAAAGACAAAATTATCCGTATGGGGGTTCAGGTCTTTTTCAAAGAAAAGGTAGGCGTCGCCGTCGATGGCAATGCTGTCGA
Encoded proteins:
- a CDS encoding MmcQ/YjbR family DNA-binding protein, producing the protein MISEENFIEMALSFPGTEQKPHFDRVGFKLIGKRMFASYLAKNNTSNIFLSLDEQKAFCELSPTYIFPVPNKWGEKGATTFELNHLPKEYVYEALLSAYSAVLNSKKSK
- a CDS encoding GntP family permease is translated as MINFLPILLILAVVLIVYSTTKLHLHPFLALIFVALLFGLAAGVPTQTLIESINEGFGKTLGSIGLVIIIGVMIGAFLEHTGGAVRLADGMLRLIGKKRVPEAMSLVGWLISIPVFGDSGFVILNSLNKALTKKAGISLAVTTVCLATGLMATHTMVPPTPGPIATASILEANLGLVIAFGAVISLIALIPTLIFAKKYASKTWIEPNLGDDDQSFEEKLEGAPSFLKSLLPVILPLLLIVLKSFNDYLKIWQEGHFKTFIDFVGTPVIALIIGLLLAFLLPKKLEKRMLSTQGWVGKALLDSASIVMITGAGGVFGKVLQNAGLGDVIGTVLADYPVGIFLPFILSAALKTAQGSSTVAMITTASIVTPMLSQLGLDTEVSKALAVLAIGAGSAVVSHVPDSFFWLVTQMTGMNISQGYRIHAVGTGIIGVSCFVLILLAKFLFA
- a CDS encoding acyltransferase family protein; the protein is MKSNSYIKSLDGLRFLAVTLVLADHWSGDRLGFPASYFGVCLFFVLSGFLITRILLKAKTNDQEANRGHGFSLRQFYIRRTIRIFPLYYLVLAVLFLLNTPPVREKIFWLATYMSNNYIAYNNSWLGIVDHLWSLAVEEQFYIFFPFIILFVPFKHIPKLLLGFVGIAVLLRAILFVQSGSWIPSYVLMPACLDAFGLGGLLAYFLFFEKEKALRVFRKGTGLYIGLLLYILCVVWINHVGEGHNYVSSIYLRLAESILSMGIIGFLVTQNKSTLHTLFEWNPLVYIGKISYGIYIYHNFVYNAYHQISWSPVVKLVHKLEQSSSLILSSTVFKIVVLYTLTVALSSLSWFLFEKPINQLKNKFGY